One part of the Vibrio palustris genome encodes these proteins:
- the tilS gene encoding tRNA lysidine(34) synthetase TilS produces MGSLYTTFKQQLDASDYTRFILAFSGGVDSRVLLDLLARYQQERTVECLAVHVHHGLSANADDWAERCQQWGLASDIPVIVEYAHIAHVTGASLEHVARDARYALLAKHVTEKSCLLLGQHADDQVETFLLALKRGSGPKGLASMAQHDTFAKGGRLRPILTHTRRDIEEYAARHQLHWVTDESNQDERFDRNFLRHQITPSLTARWPNIYTSIQRSAELCAQQEEVMNYLLEDKLNAVRHHDNSLSITCLQPQPEALRAMIFRRWLHKLGVTMPSRRHTQMMWHEVALAASDANPMLNLGVYHIRRFQQRLYCVRPVDDVSQWQQVLRLDEPLVLPSDLGTLYLHTGESNGLSLSLPPDYDSSALSVSFDPAGREARPQGRAGRRKLKKLYQEMGIPSWHRRQYPIILYREQVVAVAGLFVTQDFYGQDYTLSWQQD; encoded by the coding sequence ATGGGCTCACTTTATACAACGTTTAAACAGCAGCTAGACGCGAGCGACTATACGCGTTTTATTCTTGCTTTTAGTGGCGGGGTTGATTCACGTGTATTGCTAGACTTGTTAGCTCGTTATCAACAAGAGCGAACCGTTGAGTGTTTGGCGGTACATGTTCACCATGGTTTAAGCGCGAATGCCGATGACTGGGCCGAACGGTGTCAACAGTGGGGCCTTGCCTCAGATATTCCTGTTATTGTCGAGTATGCACACATTGCCCATGTGACAGGAGCCAGTTTAGAACACGTCGCGCGCGATGCTCGTTATGCGCTGCTTGCAAAGCATGTGACCGAGAAGAGTTGTTTGTTGCTTGGTCAACATGCTGATGACCAAGTAGAAACTTTTTTATTAGCATTAAAGCGTGGCAGCGGCCCTAAAGGGCTTGCGAGTATGGCACAACATGACACCTTTGCTAAAGGTGGTCGACTGCGACCGATCTTGACTCATACTCGTCGTGATATTGAAGAGTACGCGGCGCGCCATCAATTACACTGGGTGACGGATGAGAGTAATCAAGATGAGCGCTTTGACCGCAATTTTTTACGCCATCAAATTACGCCGAGTTTAACCGCACGTTGGCCAAATATTTACACCTCTATTCAGCGCTCTGCTGAACTGTGTGCGCAACAAGAAGAGGTGATGAATTATTTACTGGAAGATAAGCTCAATGCTGTACGACATCATGACAACAGCCTATCGATTACTTGTCTACAACCGCAACCTGAGGCGCTTCGAGCTATGATCTTTCGGCGTTGGCTACATAAACTCGGCGTTACTATGCCAAGCCGACGTCATACACAGATGATGTGGCATGAAGTGGCATTAGCCGCCAGTGATGCCAACCCTATGCTTAACTTAGGTGTGTATCATATTCGCCGTTTTCAGCAGCGTTTATATTGTGTGCGACCGGTTGACGATGTTAGCCAATGGCAGCAGGTATTGCGTTTAGACGAACCACTCGTATTACCGAGTGATTTAGGTACGCTATACTTACACACTGGAGAAAGTAATGGATTAAGTCTGAGTTTGCCGCCAGATTATGATTCTAGTGCATTGAGCGTATCGTTTGATCCAGCAGGGCGAGAAGCGAGGCCACAAGGTCGAGCCGGCCGCCGTAAATTAAAAAAGCTTTATCAAGAAATGGGGATCCCGAGCTGGCATAGACGGCAATATCCGATTATTTTATATCGCGAGCAGGTGGTGGCTGTCGCAGGGCTATTTGTGACTCAAGATTTTTATGGACAAGATTATACGCTTAGTTGGCAGCAAGATTAG
- a CDS encoding lytic transglycosylase — MRVHFTWVVALLLSGCQTMSPENQSSSETNGDPTTSQTETHTAKSSTPQTQVKPVKKPRKQTPQEQTDLWKRIGMQMKLPVPDKKSVQYYRTWYLTHPKHLEIVAQRAKPFLYLITKKIEDRGLPLELALLPVVESAFDAFAYSHGSAAGLWQFVPATGKMYGLQQNFWYDGRRDVDAATDAALSYLEVLGKRFDGNWYQAIAAYNSGGGRVSRAIRQNRRLNKPTDFFSLNLPKETSGYVPKLLALADIIAHQKKYGIDLPPIPNKPVLQLVDPDEQLDLAIAAKYAGMSVKELQSYNPAYNRWATAPNGPHQLLIPIEHVDEFENSIAEHEGQGLKLVRYKVKAGDSLSVIAKKHRTTTKVIEKANNLSGNTIRIGQYLMIPNSVKDAKAYALTAQNRLRRLQSMARGQYKILHTVASGESLWTIARKNNVSYRSLAKWNGMSPIDTLSVGQKLVIWKDSSDGAIIRTVNYQVRSGDSISTIAAKFKVKTKDIIQWNNLANQKYLQPHQKLKLYVDVTKVSI; from the coding sequence ATGCGAGTACATTTTACTTGGGTCGTTGCTTTGCTGCTTTCGGGCTGCCAAACAATGTCACCTGAGAATCAATCTTCTTCGGAGACGAATGGGGATCCGACAACGTCTCAGACTGAGACGCATACTGCCAAATCCAGCACACCACAAACACAGGTGAAACCGGTAAAGAAGCCGCGTAAACAGACGCCACAAGAGCAAACTGACTTGTGGAAACGTATTGGCATGCAAATGAAACTGCCGGTGCCTGATAAAAAGTCCGTACAATATTATCGCACTTGGTATTTAACGCATCCTAAGCATTTAGAAATTGTCGCACAGCGCGCTAAACCATTTTTGTATTTAATTACGAAAAAAATTGAAGATCGCGGCTTACCTCTAGAACTCGCTTTATTACCAGTCGTCGAAAGTGCCTTTGACGCCTTTGCTTACTCTCACGGCAGTGCGGCTGGTTTATGGCAGTTTGTCCCTGCCACTGGCAAAATGTATGGCTTACAACAGAATTTTTGGTATGACGGTCGCCGAGACGTAGATGCGGCTACTGATGCGGCGCTGTCTTATTTAGAGGTACTCGGTAAGCGTTTTGATGGTAATTGGTATCAGGCCATTGCTGCTTACAATAGCGGTGGGGGTCGAGTGTCACGCGCTATCCGCCAAAATCGACGCTTAAATAAACCGACCGACTTTTTTTCGCTGAATCTACCTAAAGAAACCAGCGGCTATGTCCCTAAACTCTTAGCACTGGCTGACATTATTGCCCATCAGAAAAAATACGGTATTGATTTACCGCCGATCCCTAATAAACCGGTATTACAATTAGTCGATCCTGATGAGCAACTAGACCTTGCTATTGCGGCTAAATATGCCGGTATGTCAGTCAAAGAATTACAAAGTTATAATCCGGCGTATAATCGCTGGGCCACCGCTCCTAATGGCCCTCACCAGTTATTAATTCCTATTGAGCACGTCGACGAGTTCGAAAACAGCATTGCCGAGCATGAAGGTCAAGGCCTAAAACTGGTTCGTTATAAGGTCAAAGCAGGCGATAGTTTAAGTGTCATCGCTAAAAAACATCGAACAACGACGAAAGTTATTGAAAAAGCCAATAATTTATCCGGAAACACCATTCGTATTGGCCAATACTTGATGATTCCTAACTCGGTTAAAGATGCCAAAGCGTATGCTTTGACGGCTCAGAACCGTTTACGCCGCTTACAATCTATGGCGCGTGGTCAGTATAAGATCCTCCACACGGTTGCTTCAGGAGAAAGCTTATGGACCATAGCTCGTAAGAATAATGTCTCTTATCGTTCGTTAGCGAAATGGAATGGCATGAGCCCGATAGATACGCTCAGCGTCGGCCAAAAGCTGGTTATTTGGAAAGACAGTTCCGATGGTGCCATTATCCGTACTGTGAACTATCAAGTCCGTAGTGGCGATAGTATCAGCACTATTGCCGCCAAATTTAAAGTCAAAACCAAAGATATTATTCAGTGGAATAATTTGGCCAACCAGAAATACTTGCAGCCGCATCAAAAACTTAAACTCTATGTCGATGTCACCAAAGTCAGCATATAG
- a CDS encoding endonuclease/exonuclease/phosphatase family protein yields the protein MKKRYFFYSGLLVIGSGVTSFLSVFSVPRHPQLLTVNRDKQENPSVCYQSPSSTHVDNNGHLNILVWNIYKQKREQWPQALSDLSQHSDLVFLQEASMTNRLKDWINQHSWDGTQANAFRILGDSTGVLNLAKTMPSLACAYTEVEPWIRLPKSGIYAEYPLSNGQTLASVNVHAVNFTYGTVEYKEQIQRLIDRLSRHKGPIIIAGDFNSWSDKRMRVLHKALTEMGLKEVSFKPDNRIRFMTGLVLDHVFYRGMTVKKAQVPTSAASDHNPMQVSFELE from the coding sequence ATGAAAAAACGATATTTTTTTTATTCGGGGTTATTAGTGATTGGATCTGGGGTGACGAGTTTTTTGTCCGTGTTTTCTGTACCAAGACACCCACAGTTACTCACTGTTAATCGCGATAAGCAAGAAAACCCTAGTGTGTGTTATCAAAGTCCATCGTCGACACACGTGGATAATAATGGACATTTGAATATACTTGTATGGAATATTTATAAGCAAAAACGCGAGCAGTGGCCACAAGCATTAAGCGATTTGAGTCAGCATTCAGATCTGGTCTTTTTACAAGAAGCGAGTATGACCAACCGTTTAAAAGATTGGATCAATCAGCATAGCTGGGATGGGACTCAAGCCAATGCTTTTCGCATTCTCGGTGACTCGACAGGTGTACTTAATTTAGCGAAGACCATGCCGAGTTTAGCGTGTGCTTATACAGAAGTTGAGCCATGGATTCGTTTGCCAAAGTCGGGGATCTATGCAGAATATCCATTAAGTAATGGTCAAACACTGGCAAGTGTCAATGTGCATGCGGTCAACTTTACTTATGGTACGGTAGAGTATAAAGAACAAATTCAACGTTTGATTGACCGTTTATCACGACATAAAGGCCCTATCATTATTGCTGGTGACTTCAATAGTTGGAGCGATAAGCGCATGCGCGTATTGCACAAGGCGTTGACAGAGATGGGACTTAAAGAAGTAAGCTTTAAGCCTGATAATCGTATTCGATTTATGACAGGGCTAGTCCTAGACCATGTGTTTTATCGAGGAATGACGGTGAAAAAGGCGCAAGTACCGACATCGGCGGCCTCTGATCATAATCCAATGCAAGTCTCGTTTGAATTAGAATAA
- the glnB gene encoding nitrogen regulatory protein P-II, translated as MKKIEAIIKPFKLDDVREALADVGITGMTVSEVKGFGRQKGHTELYRGAEYMVDFLPKVKLEIVVGDDVVDQCVDTIIEVAQTGKIGDGKIFITDIARVVRIRTGEEDEEAI; from the coding sequence ATGAAAAAAATAGAAGCGATTATTAAGCCATTTAAGCTTGATGACGTGCGTGAAGCACTAGCCGATGTTGGTATTACGGGAATGACTGTGTCCGAAGTCAAAGGGTTTGGTCGTCAAAAAGGTCACACTGAATTATATCGTGGTGCCGAGTATATGGTTGATTTCCTGCCTAAAGTGAAATTAGAAATTGTCGTCGGTGACGATGTGGTGGATCAATGTGTTGATACCATTATCGAAGTGGCTCAGACGGGAAAAATCGGTGATGGTAAAATTTTCATTACTGATATTGCGCGCGTTGTACGTATTCGTACTGGCGAAGAAGACGAAGAGGCGATTTAA
- a CDS encoding c-type cytochrome, which produces MKKWSSLGLVVIGILMSAHVCAAGDVAAGEKKAAGCVGCHGKNGVAVIPGYPSLKGQNEQYLVNSMHAYKKGHRTGGLAGMMKSQVSGLSDQDIDDIAAYFAQL; this is translated from the coding sequence ATGAAAAAATGGTCATCATTAGGCTTAGTTGTCATCGGAATATTAATGAGTGCACATGTTTGTGCTGCCGGTGATGTGGCTGCGGGAGAGAAGAAGGCCGCAGGGTGCGTAGGTTGTCACGGTAAGAATGGCGTTGCGGTCATTCCTGGGTATCCGAGTTTAAAAGGGCAAAACGAACAGTATTTAGTGAATTCGATGCACGCGTATAAAAAAGGTCACCGTACCGGTGGTTTGGCTGGGATGATGAAATCGCAAGTCTCTGGTTTAAGTGATCAAGATATTGATGATATTGCTGCATATTTTGCTCAACTGTAA
- a CDS encoding class I SAM-dependent methyltransferase yields MKPARSKRKLEQPHTWSQLKNGQWVSESIQMRLDEWSPKLFGYHMLKLGGLSCELASSQCNIQHQVHLDMHNPAHTVIADYYDLPFLEKSIDAVILSHQLDFCHDPHRLLREVDRVLIDDGSLIITGFNPVSWMGAERLLPWKKNSLPWSGRMFTPTRVKDWLGLLNYQVVSCDQYATFPIHRYRTLWTWLENSLGSVGARFGCLYFIVARKRTYPLQPIKPHWRFKRRFYPVGVNFKVQDRVNYHAQEEHLMAKSYEA; encoded by the coding sequence ATGAAACCAGCACGTAGTAAAAGAAAATTGGAACAGCCTCATACTTGGTCACAACTTAAAAATGGCCAATGGGTGAGTGAGTCGATTCAAATGCGCCTTGATGAATGGAGCCCTAAACTTTTTGGGTATCATATGCTCAAGCTTGGCGGTTTAAGCTGTGAGCTTGCCAGTAGTCAGTGCAATATTCAACACCAAGTTCACCTCGATATGCATAATCCAGCGCATACAGTGATTGCCGATTACTATGATTTGCCATTTCTAGAAAAAAGTATTGATGCGGTTATTTTATCTCATCAACTGGATTTTTGTCATGACCCACATCGATTGCTGCGTGAAGTTGATCGCGTACTCATTGATGATGGGTCATTGATTATTACGGGATTTAATCCAGTAAGCTGGATGGGCGCTGAGCGATTACTGCCATGGAAGAAAAACAGCTTGCCGTGGAGTGGCCGCATGTTTACCCCGACCCGTGTGAAAGATTGGTTAGGGTTACTCAACTATCAAGTGGTGTCTTGTGATCAATACGCAACGTTTCCCATTCACCGCTATCGAACTTTATGGACGTGGCTCGAGAACTCGTTAGGTAGCGTAGGGGCTCGCTTCGGTTGTTTGTATTTCATTGTGGCTCGCAAGCGAACCTATCCATTACAACCGATTAAACCACATTGGCGTTTTAAGCGGCGTTTTTATCCAGTTGGCGTAAACTTTAAGGTGCAAGACCGTGTTAACTATCACGCGCAAGAAGAGCACCTTATGGCTAAGTCTTATGAGGCTTGA
- the gloB gene encoding hydroxyacylglutathione hydrolase, whose translation MLHIKSISAFNDNYIWLIHNDEKRCAIVDPGEAAPVLQYLQEHQLIPDVILITHHHADHIGGVPDIVHHYPKVNVVTPKNEPIPTQTHAVIDGDQIELFDHRFSVMELPGHTLGHVAYVGDNKVFCGDVLFSAGCGRVFEGTMEQMYQSLNKLMTLPEETEVYCAHEYTTSNVAFAMAVEPDNQELKHYRDDVIRLRAQDKSTLPTTLKVQKAINPFLRTDEKTVIKSVTNRTIDTEPLSIFTALREWKNEF comes from the coding sequence ATGTTACATATCAAAAGCATATCCGCATTTAACGATAATTACATCTGGCTGATTCACAATGATGAAAAACGTTGTGCGATCGTCGACCCAGGGGAAGCCGCACCAGTTCTTCAGTATCTACAAGAACACCAATTAATTCCAGATGTTATTTTAATCACCCACCATCATGCGGACCATATTGGGGGCGTTCCTGATATTGTTCATCATTACCCTAAAGTGAATGTCGTCACGCCTAAAAACGAGCCTATTCCCACTCAGACCCATGCTGTCATAGACGGCGATCAAATTGAACTGTTTGATCATCGTTTTAGTGTTATGGAGCTACCAGGTCACACGCTGGGACACGTCGCCTATGTCGGCGACAATAAAGTGTTCTGCGGTGATGTGCTTTTCTCTGCGGGATGTGGCCGTGTGTTCGAAGGGACGATGGAGCAAATGTATCAATCTTTGAACAAATTGATGACATTACCAGAAGAAACCGAAGTATATTGCGCTCATGAGTACACAACGAGCAATGTTGCCTTTGCCATGGCTGTAGAACCAGATAACCAAGAACTCAAACACTACCGTGATGATGTTATACGCCTACGAGCTCAAGATAAATCAACACTGCCAACAACATTAAAAGTACAAAAAGCGATCAATCCTTTTTTAAGAACTGATGAAAAAACAGTTATTAAATCAGTCACTAATCGAACTATTGATACTGAGCCGCTCTCTATTTTCACTGCATTACGCGAGTGGAAAAACGAATTTTAA
- the dnaE gene encoding DNA polymerase III subunit alpha, with the protein MSDPKFIHLRIHSDYSMVDGLGKVPPLVKKVADMGMPAMALTDFTNLCGLVKYYGNAHKNGVKPIIGADFLMRSEAFGDELTKITVLAKNNQGYKNLTLLISDAYLRGHIQHQPVIDRDWLAKYADGLIILSGGKWGEIGQALLKGNMETVQESIEFYQTHFADHFYLELTRTGRQDEENYLHFVLDVAHEHQLPVVATNDVVFLSEDLFDAHEIRVAIHDGYTLVDPRRPKNYSPQQYLRSEAEMCELFADIPEALQNTVEIAKRCNVTVRLDEYFLPNFPTGGLEIDEFLVKKSWEGLEERLAFLYPDEQERVNKRPDYDARLERELGVINQMGFPGYFLIVMEFIQWSKDNDIPVGPGRGSGAGSLVAYALKITDLDPLRYDLLFERFLNPERVSMPDFDVDFCMDKRDLVIDHVADMYGRDAVSQIITFGTMAAKAVIRDVGRVLGHPYGFVDRISKMVPPDPGMTLEKAFIAEPALVEAYEGDEEIKELIDMCRILEGSTRNAGKHAGGVVISPTTITDFAPLYCDAEGNHPVTQFDKNDVETAGLVKFDFLGLRTLTIIDWALGMINPRQKKKGLEPITIDAINLEDPASFTILKNSETTAVFQLESRGMKELIKRLQPDCFEDIIALVALFRPGPLQSGMVDNFIDRKHGNEEISYPDVKWQHESLKEILDPTYGIILYQEQVMQIAQVLAGYTLGGADMLRRAMGKKKPEEMAKQRTIFQQGAEENGIDGELAMKIFDLVEKFAGYGFNKSHSAAYALVSYQTLWLKTHFPAEFMAAVMTADMDNTEKVVGLVDECARMKLSVLPPDVNVGQYRFTVDDDGAIVYGIGAVKGVGESPIDAILEARQQGGYFKDLFDFCARVDLKRVNKRVIEKLILAGALDRLGPHRAAMQASLEEAVKSAHQFHQAESFGQTDMFGVLMDAPEQVEQKYTQVPKWPEKVWLEGERDTLGLYLTGHPVNEYVRELKNYTDCRLNEAVPTRRDQSVTVAGLVIAARVMTTKRGSRIGLMTIDDRSGRMEVMLFSDALDRYAELLEKDKILVISGQVSFDDFNGGLKMSAREVMDLGSAREKYARGLSLSLEQSQVNGSFFERFNEILEPHRAGTVPVNVYYQRANARARIALGTEWRVTPNDTLLDELKQLLGNDQVELEFN; encoded by the coding sequence ATGTCAGATCCAAAGTTTATCCATTTACGCATTCACAGTGACTACTCAATGGTCGATGGCTTAGGCAAGGTGCCGCCATTAGTTAAGAAAGTGGCCGATATGGGGATGCCCGCGATGGCATTAACCGACTTTACTAACTTATGTGGGTTAGTTAAGTATTATGGTAATGCGCATAAAAATGGCGTTAAACCTATCATTGGTGCCGATTTCTTGATGCGTTCTGAGGCGTTTGGGGATGAGCTGACCAAAATCACGGTATTAGCTAAAAATAATCAGGGTTATAAAAATCTCACGTTACTGATTTCTGATGCCTATTTGCGCGGACACATTCAACATCAGCCGGTTATTGATAGAGACTGGTTGGCGAAATATGCTGATGGATTAATTATTCTCTCCGGCGGGAAGTGGGGAGAGATTGGCCAAGCGTTACTCAAAGGTAATATGGAAACGGTGCAGGAATCTATTGAGTTTTATCAAACTCATTTTGCCGACCATTTTTATTTAGAGCTGACCCGCACTGGCCGCCAAGATGAAGAAAATTATCTGCATTTTGTGTTAGATGTTGCCCATGAACATCAATTACCCGTTGTAGCAACGAATGATGTGGTATTTCTATCGGAAGATCTCTTTGATGCCCATGAGATACGTGTTGCTATCCATGATGGCTACACGCTTGTGGATCCTCGCCGACCTAAAAATTATAGCCCGCAGCAATATTTACGCAGCGAAGCTGAAATGTGTGAGTTGTTTGCCGATATCCCAGAAGCGCTGCAAAACACGGTTGAAATCGCCAAACGCTGTAATGTGACAGTGCGTCTTGATGAATATTTCTTACCTAACTTTCCAACTGGCGGGCTAGAAATTGATGAGTTCTTGGTTAAAAAATCGTGGGAAGGTCTTGAAGAACGCTTAGCGTTTTTATACCCAGATGAACAAGAGCGCGTTAACAAACGCCCTGACTATGATGCGCGTTTAGAGCGTGAGCTTGGCGTGATTAACCAGATGGGGTTCCCTGGGTACTTTTTGATCGTGATGGAGTTTATCCAGTGGTCGAAAGACAATGATATACCGGTAGGGCCTGGACGAGGCTCCGGTGCTGGCTCGCTGGTAGCCTATGCCCTTAAAATCACCGATTTAGACCCATTACGCTACGATCTACTGTTTGAGCGTTTCTTGAACCCTGAACGAGTCTCCATGCCCGATTTCGATGTCGATTTCTGTATGGATAAACGGGATTTGGTCATTGATCACGTTGCGGATATGTATGGCCGTGACGCCGTATCGCAGATCATTACCTTTGGTACCATGGCGGCCAAAGCTGTGATTCGCGATGTAGGTCGAGTCCTTGGGCACCCCTATGGGTTCGTTGACCGTATTTCGAAAATGGTGCCCCCCGATCCAGGCATGACGCTAGAAAAAGCGTTTATCGCTGAACCGGCGCTCGTTGAGGCTTATGAAGGCGATGAGGAAATCAAAGAACTCATCGATATGTGTCGAATTTTGGAAGGTTCGACGCGAAATGCGGGGAAACATGCCGGTGGCGTGGTGATTTCGCCAACAACCATTACCGATTTCGCCCCCTTATACTGCGATGCCGAAGGTAACCACCCGGTAACACAATTTGATAAAAATGATGTCGAAACCGCTGGTTTGGTTAAGTTCGATTTCCTTGGGCTACGTACGTTAACCATTATCGACTGGGCGCTGGGTATGATTAACCCTCGCCAGAAAAAGAAAGGTCTAGAGCCAATCACCATCGATGCGATTAATCTTGAAGATCCGGCATCGTTTACCATTTTAAAAAATTCTGAAACCACCGCGGTCTTCCAGTTGGAATCACGTGGTATGAAAGAGTTGATTAAACGCCTTCAGCCAGATTGTTTCGAGGATATTATCGCATTGGTGGCGTTATTTCGCCCTGGTCCATTGCAATCGGGCATGGTAGATAACTTTATCGACCGTAAGCACGGTAATGAAGAAATTTCGTATCCAGACGTTAAATGGCAGCATGAATCCTTAAAAGAAATTCTAGACCCGACTTACGGCATTATCTTGTATCAAGAGCAGGTCATGCAGATTGCGCAGGTTCTAGCCGGATATACCTTAGGCGGCGCGGATATGCTGCGCCGTGCAATGGGTAAGAAAAAGCCGGAAGAAATGGCCAAGCAACGGACTATTTTTCAACAAGGTGCTGAAGAGAATGGGATTGATGGCGAACTCGCCATGAAGATATTCGACTTGGTAGAAAAGTTCGCGGGTTACGGTTTTAACAAATCGCACTCTGCTGCTTATGCGTTGGTTTCTTATCAGACCTTATGGTTGAAAACGCACTTTCCTGCCGAGTTTATGGCAGCGGTAATGACCGCGGACATGGACAACACGGAAAAAGTCGTTGGCTTGGTTGATGAATGTGCCCGCATGAAACTTTCGGTATTGCCGCCTGATGTTAACGTAGGTCAGTATCGTTTTACCGTCGACGATGACGGGGCAATCGTGTATGGTATTGGCGCGGTAAAAGGTGTCGGTGAAAGTCCTATCGATGCTATTTTAGAAGCTCGCCAGCAAGGGGGCTATTTTAAAGATTTATTTGATTTTTGTGCTCGAGTCGATTTAAAACGTGTCAACAAGCGTGTGATCGAAAAACTGATTTTAGCCGGCGCGTTAGATCGCCTTGGCCCACACCGTGCAGCGATGCAGGCGTCTCTAGAAGAAGCGGTAAAATCAGCTCATCAGTTTCATCAGGCAGAATCGTTTGGGCAAACGGATATGTTTGGTGTCTTAATGGATGCACCAGAACAAGTTGAGCAAAAATATACTCAAGTGCCTAAATGGCCTGAAAAAGTTTGGTTAGAAGGGGAAAGAGATACCCTTGGGCTATACTTAACCGGACACCCGGTAAATGAATATGTACGTGAGCTGAAAAATTACACGGATTGCCGCTTAAATGAGGCGGTGCCGACACGACGTGACCAATCGGTCACTGTGGCAGGCTTAGTGATTGCAGCTCGCGTAATGACCACAAAACGTGGTTCGCGTATTGGATTAATGACCATCGATGACCGTTCGGGAAGAATGGAGGTGATGTTATTCTCTGATGCGTTAGATCGCTATGCGGAATTACTGGAAAAAGATAAAATACTGGTCATTTCCGGACAGGTCAGCTTTGATGACTTCAATGGTGGTCTTAAAATGTCAGCGCGTGAAGTCATGGATTTGGGTAGCGCGCGTGAAAAATATGCCCGGGGCCTATCATTATCACTAGAACAATCGCAAGTGAATGGGTCGTTTTTTGAGCGTTTTAATGAGATATTAGAACCTCACCGAGCAGGAACAGTTCCTGTCAATGTATATTACCAGCGCGCGAATGCACGTGCACGGATAGCTCTTGGTACCGAGTGGCGTGTCACGCCCAACGATACATTGTTAGATGAATTAAAACAGTTACTTGGTAATGACCAGGTAGAACTTGAATTTAACTAG
- the accA gene encoding acetyl-CoA carboxylase carboxyl transferase subunit alpha — MSLNFLDFEKPIVELEAKIQALRDVSLHGGDTAVDLDKEIEQLEKKCLELKKKTFGDLGAWQVAQLARHPQRPHTLDYVENMLTEFDELAGDRAYADDKAIVGGMARLDGRPVMIIGHQKGRETREKVKRNFGMPRPEGYRKAKRLMEMAERFNMPIITFIDTAGAYPGVGAEERGQSEAIATNLKVMSGLTVPVICNVVGEGGSGGALAIGVGDYVNMLQYSTYSVISPEGCASILWRDSDKAPQAADAMGLVAPRLKELELIDEIIEEPLGGAHRDYKLMAANIKATLLRQLAELDNLESDDLLDRRYNRLMQYGYC; from the coding sequence ATGAGCCTCAATTTCCTAGATTTTGAAAAACCGATAGTAGAACTGGAAGCCAAAATTCAGGCACTACGTGATGTGTCTCTTCACGGTGGTGACACTGCGGTTGATCTCGACAAAGAGATCGAACAGTTAGAGAAGAAATGCTTAGAGCTTAAAAAGAAAACCTTTGGTGATTTAGGTGCTTGGCAAGTTGCTCAGCTAGCACGTCATCCACAGCGTCCTCATACATTGGACTACGTGGAAAATATGTTGACGGAGTTCGATGAACTTGCAGGTGACCGTGCATATGCTGATGATAAAGCGATTGTTGGTGGTATGGCTCGTCTAGATGGTCGTCCTGTTATGATCATTGGTCATCAAAAAGGCCGTGAGACACGTGAAAAAGTGAAACGTAACTTTGGCATGCCAAGACCAGAAGGCTACCGTAAAGCCAAGCGTTTGATGGAAATGGCGGAACGTTTCAATATGCCAATCATTACTTTTATTGATACCGCCGGGGCTTACCCTGGGGTGGGCGCAGAAGAGCGCGGTCAGTCAGAAGCGATCGCGACTAACCTAAAAGTGATGTCAGGCTTAACGGTTCCAGTGATTTGTAACGTTGTTGGTGAAGGCGGCTCTGGTGGCGCGTTAGCCATTGGTGTCGGTGACTATGTGAATATGTTGCAATACTCAACATACTCGGTCATTTCTCCTGAAGGTTGTGCCTCTATTTTATGGCGTGATTCGGATAAAGCGCCACAAGCTGCTGATGCAATGGGCTTGGTTGCTCCTCGCTTGAAAGAATTAGAGCTCATTGATGAAATCATTGAAGAGCCACTTGGTGGAGCTCATCGTGATTACAAATTGATGGCTGCGAATATTAAAGCCACGCTATTACGCCAACTTGCGGAACTTGATAACTTAGAGTCTGATGATTTGCTTGATCGTCGATACAACCGTCTAATGCAATACGGTTACTGCTAA